One part of the Roseomonas gilardii genome encodes these proteins:
- a CDS encoding lipid A deacylase LpxR family protein, protein MNSVPRARAILQSGLAAILPGVLAGSLSLTAPAPARALEPTTAVSPVTPPAEATPNRSGTWGLTVENDLFGGNSDRYYTNGLLLTWRSPATVMPESLAWIDRGMGWLLGPGPLRWGWSFGHNIFTPEDKQLRNPDPTDRPYAGHLYGALSLSHATPTQQTIFEIQAGLVGPGALGEQVQNNWHRLIGVKTAKGWDYQIKDEPVIDLLTERRWRISTGSWQGIETEIIPATTLSLGNGNIYGAVGGTFRLGKGLKSDWGPARIRPALAGSGWVEPTREFGWYVFGGVDGRVVGRDITLDGNTWRDSRSVDRRWLVGDLQAGFAVLWRDMRIAYTQILRSEEFYGQRGTQAFGSLNFSVRF, encoded by the coding sequence ATGAACTCCGTGCCACGCGCTCGCGCCATTCTCCAATCCGGCTTGGCCGCGATCCTCCCCGGCGTGCTGGCGGGGTCGCTGTCCCTGACAGCTCCGGCACCCGCCCGGGCGCTGGAACCCACCACAGCCGTCTCCCCGGTCACGCCGCCGGCGGAGGCCACGCCCAACCGGTCCGGCACCTGGGGCCTGACGGTGGAGAACGACCTCTTCGGCGGCAATTCCGATCGCTACTATACCAATGGCCTGTTGCTGACCTGGCGTTCCCCGGCCACCGTGATGCCCGAATCGCTGGCCTGGATCGACCGTGGCATGGGCTGGCTGCTGGGGCCGGGGCCGCTGCGCTGGGGCTGGTCCTTCGGGCACAACATCTTCACGCCGGAGGACAAGCAGCTCCGGAATCCGGACCCGACGGACCGGCCCTATGCCGGCCACCTCTACGGCGCGCTCAGCCTCAGCCATGCCACGCCAACCCAGCAGACGATCTTCGAGATCCAGGCCGGGCTGGTGGGGCCGGGCGCGCTGGGCGAGCAGGTGCAGAACAACTGGCACCGGCTGATCGGCGTCAAGACCGCCAAGGGATGGGACTACCAGATCAAGGACGAGCCGGTGATCGACCTCCTGACGGAGCGGCGCTGGCGGATCTCCACAGGTAGCTGGCAGGGGATCGAAACGGAGATCATCCCGGCCACCACGCTATCCCTGGGCAATGGCAACATCTATGGCGCGGTGGGCGGCACCTTCCGCCTGGGCAAGGGCCTGAAGTCGGACTGGGGGCCGGCGCGCATCCGCCCGGCCCTGGCCGGCTCGGGCTGGGTCGAGCCGACGCGGGAATTCGGCTGGTACGTCTTCGGCGGCGTGGACGGACGCGTCGTGGGGCGGGACATCACGCTGGACGGCAACACCTGGCGCGACAGCCGCAGCGTGGACCGGCGCTGGCTGGTGGGCGACCTCCAGGCGGGCTTCGCCGTGCTGTGGCGCGACATGCGCATCGCCTATACGCAGATCCTGCGCTCCGAGGAGTTCTACGGCCAGCGCGGGACGCAGGCCTTCGGCTCGCTCAACTTCTCCGTCCGGTTCTGA
- a CDS encoding lytic murein transglycosylase, producing MPATRRALLSTLAAAGASASSLVPFGARAQEESFASFLQGLRAEARRGGVSDATLNRALSGLRPNDKVIELDRKQPEFTMTWAQYRDGRLSQTRIDRGRQMVAENMALLQQIESRFNVSARVVVAIWGLETNYGAYTGNFNTVEALATLAWEGRRAKFFRGELIAALKILDAGHVSVDRMRGSYAGAMGQPQFMPSSFNRLAVDFDGDGRKDIWDDRADALGSIANYLSKSGWEGGVLWGREVTLPAGLNRGDLGRENRKPLGEWARLGVRKADGSALPSFDQDAAIVVPGDDGQVFMVYRNFNAIRRYNPSDFYALAVGMLSDRVA from the coding sequence ATGCCGGCCACACGACGCGCTCTCCTTTCCACCCTGGCTGCCGCCGGGGCCTCCGCCTCCTCCCTGGTGCCGTTCGGGGCACGGGCACAGGAGGAAAGCTTCGCCTCCTTCCTGCAGGGGCTTCGCGCCGAGGCGCGCCGCGGCGGGGTCTCGGACGCGACCCTGAACCGCGCCCTGTCCGGCCTGCGGCCCAATGACAAGGTCATCGAGCTGGACCGCAAGCAGCCGGAATTCACCATGACCTGGGCCCAGTACCGCGATGGGCGGCTGAGCCAGACGCGCATCGACCGCGGCCGCCAGATGGTCGCCGAGAACATGGCGCTGCTGCAGCAGATCGAAAGCCGCTTCAACGTCAGCGCCCGCGTGGTGGTGGCGATCTGGGGGCTGGAAACCAACTACGGCGCCTATACCGGCAACTTCAACACGGTGGAGGCGCTGGCCACCCTGGCCTGGGAAGGGCGCCGTGCGAAGTTCTTCCGGGGCGAGCTGATCGCCGCGCTGAAGATCCTGGACGCCGGTCATGTCAGCGTGGACCGCATGCGTGGCTCCTATGCCGGCGCCATGGGCCAGCCGCAGTTCATGCCGAGCAGCTTCAACCGGCTGGCGGTGGATTTCGACGGCGATGGCCGCAAGGACATCTGGGACGACCGTGCCGACGCGCTCGGCTCCATTGCCAACTATCTGTCCAAGAGCGGCTGGGAAGGTGGCGTGCTCTGGGGGCGAGAAGTGACGCTGCCGGCCGGGCTGAACCGGGGCGACCTGGGCCGCGAGAACCGCAAGCCGCTCGGCGAATGGGCACGCCTGGGGGTGCGCAAGGCCGATGGCTCGGCCCTGCCGAGCTTCGACCAGGATGCCGCGATCGTGGTGCCCGGCGACGACGGGCAGGTCTTCATGGTGTACCGGAACTTCAACGCCATCCGCCGCTACAACCCCTCCGACTTCTATGCGCTGGCGGTGGGGATGCTGTCGGACCGCGTGGCGTGA
- a CDS encoding D-2-hydroxyacid dehydrogenase family protein yields MAEAMRLAVLDDYQGAAASRGPWERLGDRVALTIFRDGLAEEDALVARLRDFDAIMLIRERTPFPASLLRRLPRLRLLVTAGGRNRSVDAMACEELGIIFCGTTSVGAPTLDLTWGLIIGLLRDIPGQQQALREGRWQTGIGLGLEGLTLGVLGLGHLGSRVAGVARAFGMTVIAWSPNLTRERAEAAGATLVEKPRLFAEADVVTVHMVLSERTRGLIGAAELGAMKPGAFLVNTSRGPLVEQAALVEALRSGRVAGAGLDVYDTEPLPADHPLLSCPNTLLTPHLGYVTDQNYRAYFAGAVEAVEAFLAGSPIRRIAAG; encoded by the coding sequence CGCCTCGGGGACAGGGTGGCGCTTACCATCTTCCGGGACGGGCTGGCCGAGGAGGACGCCCTCGTCGCCCGGCTGCGGGATTTCGACGCGATCATGCTGATCCGCGAGCGCACCCCTTTTCCGGCCTCCCTGTTGCGGCGTCTGCCGAGGCTGCGGCTGCTGGTCACGGCGGGCGGGCGAAACCGCTCCGTCGATGCCATGGCCTGCGAGGAACTCGGGATCATCTTCTGCGGCACGACCTCGGTCGGGGCGCCGACCCTGGACCTGACCTGGGGGCTGATCATCGGCCTCCTGCGCGACATTCCGGGGCAGCAGCAGGCTCTGCGCGAAGGGCGCTGGCAGACGGGCATCGGCCTGGGGCTGGAGGGGCTGACCCTGGGGGTTCTGGGCCTGGGCCATCTCGGCAGCCGGGTTGCCGGGGTGGCGCGGGCCTTCGGCATGACGGTCATCGCCTGGAGCCCGAACCTCACCCGGGAAAGGGCCGAGGCGGCTGGCGCCACGCTGGTGGAGAAGCCCCGGCTCTTCGCGGAGGCGGATGTGGTGACGGTGCACATGGTGCTGTCGGAGCGGACGCGCGGCCTGATCGGCGCCGCCGAACTCGGCGCGATGAAGCCCGGCGCCTTCCTGGTGAACACCAGCCGCGGTCCGCTGGTGGAGCAGGCAGCGCTGGTCGAGGCGCTGCGCTCCGGCCGGGTCGCCGGCGCGGGGTTGGATGTCTATGACACCGAGCCGCTGCCGGCGGACCATCCGTTGCTGTCCTGTCCCAACACGCTGCTGACACCGCATCTCGGCTATGTCACGGACCAGAACTACCGCGCCTATTTCGCGGGGGCGGTGGAGGCGGTCGAGGCGTTCCTCGCCGGCAGCCCGATCCGCAGGATCGCAGCGGGCTAG
- a CDS encoding septal ring lytic transglycosylase RlpA family protein has product MIHPAAGRGRAFRIGSPGTGCALTGLLLAGLALSSCGPRQPPVAPTPAVYTIGQPYSMGGLWSYPREDYGLAETGLAAVVPDKRGGRRTTDGETYDPALLTAQHRTLQLPAILRVTNLENGRSLSVRVNDRGPQDPGRVIGLSPRAAELLGIAPGRPAQVRIAVEADSSRALAASLARAPGEMPALEIATAAAGTVQRESLDPPPGARAGRSGQAGMAASGAVAVPEPDRTPPPERLPERVSQGPAMPGRLMIQLGSFTGADAARRLAVRVPGARAEPFGPGRRPEWRVRLGPFPDAASADRALEQVLHTGVSEARILVD; this is encoded by the coding sequence GTGATCCATCCCGCCGCCGGGAGGGGCCGGGCCTTCCGCATCGGCTCTCCCGGCACCGGGTGCGCCCTGACCGGCCTGCTGCTGGCGGGGCTGGCCCTGTCCTCCTGCGGCCCGCGCCAGCCTCCGGTGGCGCCGACGCCCGCCGTCTATACGATCGGCCAGCCCTACAGCATGGGCGGCCTCTGGTCCTATCCGCGCGAGGATTACGGACTGGCCGAGACCGGGCTGGCGGCCGTGGTGCCGGATAAGCGGGGTGGCCGGCGCACCACGGACGGGGAAACCTACGACCCGGCGCTGCTGACCGCGCAGCACCGCACGCTGCAGCTCCCGGCCATCCTGCGCGTGACCAATCTGGAGAACGGCCGCAGCCTCTCGGTGCGGGTCAATGACCGCGGGCCGCAGGACCCGGGGCGGGTGATCGGCCTGTCCCCGCGCGCCGCGGAACTGCTTGGCATCGCGCCTGGCCGTCCGGCCCAGGTCCGGATCGCGGTGGAGGCCGACTCCTCCCGCGCCCTGGCCGCCTCGCTCGCCCGCGCGCCGGGCGAGATGCCCGCCCTGGAGATCGCCACCGCCGCGGCCGGGACGGTGCAGCGGGAGAGCCTCGATCCGCCGCCCGGCGCCCGCGCGGGTCGGTCGGGCCAGGCCGGGATGGCCGCATCCGGAGCCGTCGCCGTGCCGGAGCCGGATCGCACCCCGCCACCGGAACGGCTGCCGGAGCGCGTGAGTCAGGGGCCGGCCATGCCGGGGCGGCTGATGATCCAGCTTGGCAGCTTCACCGGCGCGGACGCGGCCCGGCGGCTCGCGGTCCGTGTGCCCGGTGCGCGGGCCGAGCCCTTCGGCCCAGGCCGGCGCCCGGAATGGCGGGTGCGGCTGGGGCCCTTCCCGGATGCGGCTTCCGCCGACCGGGCTCTTGAGCAGGTGCTGCACACCGGCGTATCGGAAGCGCGCATCCTGGTCGACTGA
- a CDS encoding D-alanyl-D-alanine carboxypeptidase family protein, with amino-acid sequence MAKRRELLGAVAAMGAGAGLVGWTGEALAQRRAAPHAAAKKPAAPTPPSDPASTPLGPVDTQARQAILIDVNTGAVLLEKNADERMTPSSMTKLMTMYIVFDMIRQGRLRMDQELPVSERAWRMGGSKMFVALGSQVPVKDLIQGVIVQSGNDACVVFAEAISGSEDQFAELMNDYGKKFGLRGSNFRNSSGWPDANHYMTARDLTIVARKLLQDFPQEAQYYNERSFRWNNITQENRNPLLARMAGADGLKTGHTDDGGYGLVGTVKRGDRRLLLVVNGLGTMRARGEEGERLLEWGFREFDNVTLFRAAETVEEAPVYLGDRPTVPLVGGRDLVLTLPRGWRKNLEVKVSYSAPLQAPVAKGQEVGKIQVSGQGVPEMSLPLIAGADVGKMGLVARIPAVIGRWVSGS; translated from the coding sequence ATGGCGAAGCGCCGCGAATTGCTGGGGGCCGTGGCCGCGATGGGGGCCGGGGCCGGTCTCGTGGGATGGACGGGCGAGGCCCTGGCGCAGCGCCGGGCCGCCCCCCATGCCGCCGCGAAGAAGCCGGCGGCCCCGACCCCGCCCTCGGACCCCGCCTCGACGCCGCTCGGGCCGGTGGACACGCAGGCGCGGCAGGCCATCCTGATCGACGTCAACACGGGCGCGGTGCTGCTGGAGAAGAACGCCGACGAGCGGATGACGCCGTCCTCCATGACCAAGCTGATGACGATGTACATCGTCTTCGACATGATCCGGCAGGGCCGCCTGCGCATGGATCAGGAGCTGCCGGTCAGCGAGCGCGCCTGGCGCATGGGCGGCTCCAAGATGTTCGTCGCCCTCGGCTCCCAGGTTCCGGTGAAAGACCTGATCCAGGGCGTGATCGTGCAGTCGGGCAACGATGCCTGCGTCGTCTTCGCCGAGGCCATCTCAGGCAGCGAGGACCAGTTCGCCGAGCTGATGAACGACTACGGCAAGAAGTTCGGGCTCAGGGGCAGCAACTTCCGCAATTCCTCCGGTTGGCCGGATGCGAACCACTACATGACGGCCCGCGACCTCACCATCGTCGCCCGCAAGCTGCTGCAGGACTTCCCTCAGGAGGCGCAGTACTACAACGAGCGCTCCTTCCGCTGGAACAACATCACCCAGGAGAACCGCAACCCGCTGCTGGCCCGCATGGCCGGGGCGGATGGGCTGAAGACCGGGCATACCGATGATGGCGGCTATGGCCTCGTCGGCACGGTGAAGCGTGGCGACCGGCGCCTGCTGCTGGTGGTGAACGGGCTGGGGACCATGCGGGCGCGCGGTGAGGAAGGCGAGCGCCTGCTCGAATGGGGCTTCCGCGAGTTCGACAACGTGACCCTGTTCCGTGCCGCCGAGACGGTGGAGGAAGCGCCTGTCTATCTGGGCGACCGGCCGACCGTGCCGCTGGTGGGCGGCCGCGATCTGGTCCTCACCCTGCCGCGTGGCTGGCGCAAGAACCTGGAGGTCAAGGTCAGCTACAGCGCGCCGCTGCAGGCTCCCGTGGCCAAGGGGCAGGAGGTCGGGAAGATCCAGGTCTCCGGCCAGGGCGTGCCCGAGATGAGCCTGCCGCTGATCGCGGGCGCCGATGTCGGCAAGATGGGTCTCGTGGCCCGCATCCCGGCGGTGATCGGGCGCTGGGTCTCCGGCTCCTGA